The Syntrophales bacterium DNA segment GCTTGCCGCGGGCGTCGCCAACGCCGGGGGCATCGGCTTCATGACCGCCCTGACCTTTGCGAACCCTGAAGACCTGCGCGCGGAAATCCGCAAATGCCGCAACCTGACCGACAAGCCTTTCGGCGTCAACCTGACCTTTCTGCCGACCCTGCGCCCCCCGGACTACCCCGCCTATATCAAGGTATGCGCCGAGGAGGGGATAAAATTCTTAGAGACCGCCGGCAGAAATCCTGAACCTTATATGGAACAGATCAAGGCCGCCGGGATCAAGGTGATCCACAAATGCACCTCGGTCCGTCATGCGATCAAGGCGGAGAAAATCGGCTGCGACGCGATCAGTATCGACGGCTTCGAGGCGGCCGGTCACCCGGGCGAGGACGATGTAACCTCTTTGATACTCATTCCACTGACACGAGACGCTATAAAAATCCCATTCATCGCCTCCGGCGGTTTTGCCGACGGCAGGGGTCTGGTGGCAGCATTGGCGCTGGGCGCCGACGGCATGAACATGGGGACGCGATTTGCGGCCACCAAGGAAACGCCGATGCATATCAACCTCAAACAGGCCATTGTTGACCACAGTGAACTCGATACAAAGCTGATCATGCGAACGCTGAAAAACACCGAACGGGTGCTCAACAACGAGGTCGCCCGGAAGGTGCTGGAGATCGAAGGCAGACCCGGGGATACAAAGATTGAAGACCTTATCCCCTTAGTCTCAGGGCTAGTGGGAAAACAGATGCTCGAAGAGGGAGACATCGAGAAGGGCAATTTCGCGATCGGGCTCAGCATGGGGCTGGTAAAAGACATCCCCTCCTGCAAGGAACTTTTAGACGGCATTATGGCCGAAGCCGAGGCCATAATCAAAAAGCGCCTGCCCGGCCTTGTTTGTTGAGAAGGCATTCGCGGAACTTGTGGGCATAGTTTTTTTAAAACCCCCATGCCCGTGTCGGGCACAACGAAGCATGAAAATCCCCCCTTACCCCCCTTTGGTAATGGGGGATGGGGGGATTTTCATATAAACGTGACAACGGAGAAAAAAATGGACATACAGAAAATGAAGGAGCGGCTGATCGAAATTGTTCTTGAAAGGACGTTCAAATACAGCGAAAATCCACCCTTTACACTTGCATCGGGGCACAAGAGCAACTACTACTTCAACTGCAAACCGACGACGCTTGACCCGGAGGGGATGAACCTGATCGGGCAGATTCTCTATTCCATGCTGGCAACAGTTGATGTAACCGCGGCGGGCGGCCTCACCCTGGGCGCCGATCCGCTTGCCAACGCCCTGGCGGTTATCTCTTTTCAGAAGGGAAGGCCGATTAAATCCTTTATCGTCCGCAAGGATGTGAAGGATCACGGCGTTAAAAACGCGATCGAGGGCAACGTCACGCGCGGCGAGAAGGTTGTGGTGCTGGACGACGTGATTACAACCGGCGGCTCGACGATAACGGCAATTAAACAGGCCCGGGAGGCGGGACTGGTCATAAAACACGCTATCGTCCTGATCGATCGGGAAGAGGAAAACGGCCGGCAGAACATCGAGGCCCAGGG contains these protein-coding regions:
- a CDS encoding nitronate monooxygenase produces the protein MLKTRITEMFGIEHPIVQGGMMWISRAELAAGVANAGGIGFMTALTFANPEDLRAEIRKCRNLTDKPFGVNLTFLPTLRPPDYPAYIKVCAEEGIKFLETAGRNPEPYMEQIKAAGIKVIHKCTSVRHAIKAEKIGCDAISIDGFEAAGHPGEDDVTSLILIPLTRDAIKIPFIASGGFADGRGLVAALALGADGMNMGTRFAATKETPMHINLKQAIVDHSELDTKLIMRTLKNTERVLNNEVARKVLEIEGRPGDTKIEDLIPLVSGLVGKQMLEEGDIEKGNFAIGLSMGLVKDIPSCKELLDGIMAEAEAIIKKRLPGLVC
- the pyrE gene encoding orotate phosphoribosyltransferase; the protein is MDIQKMKERLIEIVLERTFKYSENPPFTLASGHKSNYYFNCKPTTLDPEGMNLIGQILYSMLATVDVTAAGGLTLGADPLANALAVISFQKGRPIKSFIVRKDVKDHGVKNAIEGNVTRGEKVVVLDDVITTGGSTITAIKQAREAGLVIKHAIVLIDREEENGRQNIEAQGVVVDAVLTRTEIMSRYRGGNIGALKTV